Proteins encoded in a region of the Brevundimonas vesicularis genome:
- a CDS encoding phage portal protein translates to MVSIRWPFGQAGRTGAPEGKESRAGGVIALSGVGRPRWTPNDYASLAREGYQKNAVAYRCIRMIAEAAASAPFAVFVDGVRSEDHPLAKLIRRPNPEQSGAELMEAVYGALQVSGNAYVEATGDADGDGAPDELWALRSDRVKVVPGRSGWPEAWDYSVDGRSVRIGRAADGWAPVMHLKLWHPLDDWYGLSPLEAAAQGVDAHNAAGAWNKALLDNAARPSGALVYGARNGERLTDGQFEALKDQLSSVYAGATNAGRPILLEGGMDWKPLSLTPAEMDFTAGKHAAAREIALAFGVPPQLLGIPGDATYANYREANAAFWRQTVIPLVRKAAGAMTGWLGERFARCEIRADLDAVSALQHERDALWARLEAASFLTDEERRRITGLGA, encoded by the coding sequence ATGGTTTCGATCCGGTGGCCGTTCGGCCAGGCGGGGCGCACGGGCGCGCCTGAGGGCAAGGAGAGCCGGGCGGGCGGGGTGATCGCCTTGTCAGGGGTGGGGCGCCCGCGGTGGACGCCCAACGACTACGCCAGCCTGGCGCGCGAGGGGTATCAGAAGAATGCGGTGGCCTATCGCTGCATCCGCATGATCGCCGAGGCGGCGGCGTCGGCGCCGTTCGCGGTGTTCGTGGACGGGGTGCGAAGCGAGGATCATCCGCTTGCGAAACTGATCCGTCGGCCCAATCCCGAGCAGTCGGGGGCGGAGCTGATGGAGGCGGTCTATGGGGCGCTGCAGGTGTCGGGCAACGCCTATGTCGAGGCGACCGGCGATGCGGACGGGGACGGGGCGCCGGACGAGCTGTGGGCGCTGCGGTCGGATCGGGTGAAGGTGGTTCCGGGCCGGTCGGGCTGGCCCGAGGCGTGGGATTATTCCGTGGACGGACGGTCGGTGCGGATCGGGCGGGCGGCGGACGGCTGGGCGCCGGTGATGCACCTGAAGCTGTGGCACCCGCTGGACGACTGGTACGGGCTGTCGCCGCTGGAGGCGGCGGCGCAGGGCGTGGATGCGCACAATGCGGCCGGCGCCTGGAACAAGGCCCTGCTGGACAATGCGGCGCGGCCATCGGGGGCGCTGGTCTATGGGGCGAGGAACGGCGAGCGGCTGACGGACGGGCAGTTCGAGGCGCTGAAGGATCAGCTGTCGAGCGTCTATGCCGGGGCGACGAACGCCGGGCGGCCGATTCTGCTGGAGGGCGGGATGGACTGGAAGCCGCTGAGCCTGACGCCGGCGGAGATGGATTTTACGGCCGGCAAACATGCGGCGGCGCGCGAGATCGCCTTGGCCTTCGGGGTTCCGCCGCAGCTGCTGGGGATACCGGGCGATGCGACCTACGCCAACTATCGCGAGGCCAATGCGGCCTTCTGGCGTCAGACGGTGATCCCGCTGGTGCGGAAGGCGGCGGGGGCGATGACGGGCTGGCTGGGCGAGCGGTTCGCGAGGTGCGAGATCCGGGCGGACCTGGATGCGGTCTCGGCGCTGCAGCACGAGCGGGACGCCCTGTGGGCGCGGCTGGAGGCGGCGAGCTTCCTGACGGACGAGGAACGCAGGCGGATAACGGGGTTGGGGGCATGA
- a CDS encoding HK97 family phage prohead protease codes for MSALAIEGYASLWGVADLNGDVVQAGAFADSLAKTGAEGVRMLNQHDARAPVGVWEQIVEDARGLFVRGRIEDWSAEARFAGALSRAGALDGLSIGYRTARARRQGRLRVLSAVELWEVSLVTFPMLPGARFDVLLAHT; via the coding sequence ATGAGCGCACTGGCCATCGAAGGCTACGCCTCGCTGTGGGGCGTGGCGGATCTGAACGGGGACGTGGTGCAGGCGGGGGCGTTTGCGGACAGTCTGGCCAAGACGGGGGCTGAGGGGGTGCGGATGCTGAACCAGCACGATGCGCGGGCGCCGGTCGGGGTCTGGGAGCAGATCGTCGAGGATGCGCGCGGTCTGTTCGTGCGTGGCCGGATCGAAGACTGGTCGGCCGAGGCGCGGTTCGCCGGGGCGTTGAGCCGGGCCGGAGCGCTGGACGGGCTGTCGATCGGCTACCGCACGGCGCGGGCCCGGCGTCAGGGGCGGTTGAGGGTGTTGAGCGCGGTCGAGCTGTGGGAGGTGTCGCTGGTGACGTTTCCGATGCTGCCGGGGGCGCGGTTCGATGTCTTGTTGGCGCATACATAA
- a CDS encoding DUF805 domain-containing protein, whose product MRGEILSYDATTGVGLISGDDGARYDFTSAALQSPAVPAAGVRVDFVPEGAAATQILILAGSPTTTGVAGGYASSTSTAVAGFDWQKLFLSFEGRIRRSHFWIGWLILLGVNVVISWIPIINLFGLVLIWPNLAISVKRLHDMGKTGWLIAIPWVGSVIAFFAGFAMVVAAAVANGYSEDYYEGNPAAVFALMGPAFGLFAIAGLLGLAFLLWIGLVDSQKGENRFGPNPKGE is encoded by the coding sequence GTGCGCGGTGAAATTCTCAGCTACGACGCCACGACCGGCGTCGGTCTGATCAGCGGCGACGACGGCGCCCGTTACGACTTCACCTCGGCCGCGCTGCAATCGCCGGCCGTACCCGCCGCCGGCGTCCGCGTCGACTTCGTCCCCGAAGGCGCCGCCGCGACCCAGATCCTGATCCTGGCGGGTTCGCCCACCACCACCGGCGTCGCCGGCGGTTACGCCAGCTCGACCTCGACCGCCGTCGCCGGCTTCGACTGGCAGAAGCTGTTCCTGTCCTTCGAGGGCCGCATCCGCCGCAGCCATTTCTGGATCGGCTGGCTGATCCTGCTGGGCGTCAACGTCGTCATCAGCTGGATCCCGATCATCAACCTGTTCGGCCTGGTCCTGATATGGCCCAACCTGGCCATTTCGGTGAAGCGCCTGCACGACATGGGCAAGACCGGCTGGCTGATCGCCATTCCCTGGGTCGGCTCGGTCATAGCCTTCTTCGCCGGCTTCGCCATGGTCGTCGCCGCCGCCGTCGCCAACGGCTATTCGGAAGACTACTACGAGGGCAACCCGGCCGCCGTCTTCGCTCTGATGGGCCCGGCCTTCGGCCTGTTCGCCATCGCCGGCCTGCTGGGCCTGGCTTTCCTGTTGTGGATCGGTCTGGTCGACAGCCAGAAGGGCGAAAACCGCTTCGGCCCGAACCCGAAGGGCGAGTGA
- a CDS encoding DUF805 domain-containing protein has product MRGEILSYDPMTGEGLISGDDLQRYVFTSAAAGLEPGRRVDFVVQDAQALSLMVLRDGPLGPALYAPEPDLGLWGYFVRCITDLYIEGHGRARRKEYWSFALFHFLILMLAFMPIIGLAVLDAEAGYDMESWGIAWICIVALVYFALIVPYVCVTIRRFHDVGLTGWLILIGLVPYVGGLFTFIISLLPSQPDANVHGAPPKGSRALQTRQDRPA; this is encoded by the coding sequence TTGCGCGGCGAAATTCTCAGCTACGATCCGATGACCGGCGAGGGGTTGATCAGCGGCGACGACCTGCAGCGCTACGTCTTCACCTCGGCCGCCGCCGGTCTCGAACCCGGCCGCCGCGTCGATTTCGTGGTTCAGGACGCCCAGGCGCTCAGCCTGATGGTCCTGCGTGACGGCCCTCTGGGGCCGGCCCTATACGCCCCCGAACCGGACCTGGGCCTATGGGGCTATTTCGTCCGCTGCATCACCGACCTCTATATCGAGGGCCACGGCCGGGCGCGGCGAAAGGAATACTGGTCCTTCGCCCTGTTCCACTTCCTGATCCTGATGCTCGCCTTCATGCCGATCATCGGTCTGGCCGTCCTCGACGCCGAGGCCGGCTACGATATGGAGAGTTGGGGCATCGCCTGGATCTGCATCGTCGCCCTTGTCTATTTCGCGCTGATCGTTCCCTACGTCTGCGTCACGATTCGTCGCTTCCACGATGTCGGGCTCACCGGCTGGCTGATCCTGATCGGCCTCGTCCCCTATGTCGGCGGCCTGTTCACCTTCATCATCAGCCTCCTGCCCTCGCAACCCGACGCGAACGTCCACGGTGCGCCGCCCAAGGGGTCGCGCGCATTACAAACGCGTCAGGATCGGCCAGCTTGA